The window TGGGACTGCATGAATCACTGGTGGTTTTTaccaatttgataattttatgtaTTTGCTGCGGCAGATATTTCTTATTCGATTTGCCTGTCTGTTTGATGTCTGTTGATAATGCTTGGCTGTTTCTGTTACACTTTAGGAGTTTCTAGCTGGCCAATATGGACCctattttaatcttttgatGGAGTTTGGTGTGTTTGTTTATGGCTAATGTCTAGGTTTTACTGTCAAACTACAATGACGATAGCGAGTTAGTTGACATACTGTGGGGCTAGCATATTCCTATGGAAAAAAGGATGTGCTAACAAGAAAGAACAAGTGATGTTTCTTTAAGCTGAACTGATCTCTTGAACATCTTAGTGGGCCATCTTTCCGGTGTACACTAATGGCTGTTTAAGGTTTGGAGGCGCATAAGGTCGTCCTCTAGCTGTATATTTTGTGTCATGATAGAGGATATCTCTTAGCTCCTTTTTTTCCGAGGATGCCATTGCCAGAACTTTATGTTGGATTGATGTTTTTAGGTCTAGGTGGCTAAAATCTGTGAGACCTTTTCTTCCAGCAATATTCTATTTTCCTAAAACCTCTTTTTCATAGCTGAGACATGTCCTGTAGTGAGTGTTATGCCATTGGTGAATTTGTAGGGTTTGGTAGCAATTTTGATTGTCTAAATAATTGGGGAACCTCAAGGAACTTTTGTAGTCATAAATTTAATGGTAATGGTATGTGTTGTGAATCTCAGATCCACCTCCAGTAAGTGTCCTGCCCTTCCTCTGCATGATGGTGATGAGGTTACGAATAGCCAAACTCAGGAATGTGTTTCAAATCAAATCACTTTCTGCTTAAATATTCTCAAATATTTGTTGCATTGACTTGGAAGCTGCCATTCTGCCTTTCATCTCAATATCTGTTTTCAGTTTTGTTAACTAAGTTCTGGGGTATTGTAGCAAGACATGAGTAGATCTGCTCTCTTATTTTGAGCTTTATCTGTACTATAGATTTCTCTTCTTTGCTTTTGTGTTGCTCTCatccttatgttttttaattaagaataattaatgTGTGGGTCAATAGATATTCAAGAGCGCTGTTAATTGCAGTCGAAAGAATTaacagaagaaacaaaaaatcaaatcaaatcaatcaaattccATGATTTTGACTTAACAATTGCACATTTGATCCTGTCCTGGAGAAGGCAATTCTTTTTGCTGTTGGAAATACTCTAGTGTGTGATGAACTTGATGAAGCCAAGGTTCTTAGCTGGACTGGGGAGAGGTTTAGAGGTAATTATTCAATACCAGTTTTTGCTACTAATGATTGGTATCTTTAGTTCcctttgttttctatataatttaaaatctgaaGTTATTTGTGCTTGCATCAGTTGTAACAGTAGATGGGATCCTGCTCACAAAGTCTGGCACAATGACTGGTGGCACCAGTGGTGGAATGGAAGCAAGGTCAAAACAGTGGGATGATAAAAAGATTGAAGGTCAAAACACCTGATTTGAATCATAGTTCTGCTCTGAATTACTCTTTCTCCTTTTGTCTATTTGCTGCAAGACTAATGTTGGTATTCTGTAGGcctgaaaaggaagaaagaacaaCTTGAGTCTGAGTTGGAGGAGCTTGGGTCAATCAGGGAGATGCATTTAAAGGAGTCTGAAGCATCAGGAAAAATGAGTGGGCTTGAAAAGAAGATTCAGTATGCAGAGATTGAGAAGGTAATTTTCCTGACTAAGATTGTTTAACTTCATTTCTCTTTGTATGCAGATAAAACTTCTAGTCAGTTTTAAATGGTTTTGGGAATACTTGATTGGTTACCACTCAAATGTGTTTCCCCTTTGTAGCCCCTTTTGTGCTTCCACTGAGTCGACTCTGTTCTCACTTCTGCTGATTTTGTTGCAGAAAAGTATTGAGGACAAACTTGCAAACATGAAAAAGGAGAAGCGGGTtattaaagaagaaattgacCGTATAAACCCTGAACTTCGTAAGGTGAATTTTCAATCATGACCATGTGTGTATCTATCTTCACCTAGACATATTAAAACAGTTAAATATATTGCTTCTTTGATATTGCTTCCAGTTAAAAGAAACTGTCGAAAAGAGGGCCACTGAAATTAGGAAGCTGGAGAAGAGAATCAATGACATTGTTGACCGAATATATAGAAAATTTAGTGAGGATGTTGGGGTGGAAAATATTCGTGAATATGAAGAAAACCATGTTAAGGCTGCACAACACATGGCTGAAGAAAGGCTAAGCTTGAGTAACCAGCTAGCAAAGCTGAAGTACCAGTATGTTATCTTTTCTCCCGCTACCatattttatctatatttgtGTTGTGGAATGCTTTCCTTTTTTGCATGTATGAATTGTTGGCTGTAGTTTCTGTGGAAAATATGACTAACACCCTTTTCCCTGGCAATCACAAATGATTTTCAGTCTCTGGGAAAATAAGAAACTTCAATTGCCTGTAAACCTACAGTTTCAGCACCTGTAATCTCGTCTGGTCTATCGTGTAGTTGTTTTCATTGGTCTTTATACTCCCACCATAGCTGCTATGGCCATCAATTTTCTGTTGAGGCGATTCATCCATACAAATTGCAAGTTCACCACGTGATCGATCTTGATGCTGATGGTTGGGAACTGTCGGTCTTGTTAACTGTTTTAACAGAATAGCAGGTCTAGGACTTCTTCCTGGCTTCAATGCCTAAGATTTCTGTGTGGCTTTTTCTTTCCACCTTGACAAATATCTTGACAATATAGTTTTATTAAACCCCTCTCTAAATGCTGGAAGCTACAATGATGATTTATCATACCTTCCCCTCATCAAAGGGCATGGTctggttttggattttgttaTCTGCAACAGAAATGCATGCAAGTGGGAGATTCTTGTTTTCCACTTTAGAACAACAGGGGTACATAATTGGTGGCATCAAAGGCTCCACCaatatttcaaaggttttttgttgttggaaaaTATGTCGACTTAGATGTCTTGGATACAAACATGTTCTCTCAGGGACTTCTTTTCCTGTTAAATGACATGTTAAACATTGTTACTTTCAAGTGTAAAAACCAATGCCATTAATGGTTGCAAAGACAGGTAGGAAACATACATTAATCTTCTTCAAATGTTTCTAAGAGTTACCATCATCATCCAATCCTAACAGGCCTGTCGATTTACTTCACTGAGGTTTCTGAATCTAGTCCTGTTAGTTTCACTTCACTGGAGTTTCTGAATACTTCATCAGTCTTCTTTCAGTAACTGTATTAGCATAAGCACATCTAACATTTACTCTGTGTATTTGTTCACTTTGGTGTGATAAAAATGCTTAACTCTGGTGCTAGGAAGAAATTGGGCTGTCAAAAGAAGGAATAGAGGGAGGTAGAGAGACTAGTGGTAGCTGGTTTAACTTTGCAGTTTGGaggatccttttcttttattttctttttgttcttcatcCTTAATAAAGCTTCTTTATtcatccacaaaaaaaaaaaaaaaaacaggagtgAATATAGGAGCAAATTGTTTCTGTTCTTGTAATTCAAGTTTTTGTTTCCCTAGGTTTATATTGTGGAGAAGGAAGTTAGTGCTCTTAGTTTAAGAACATACCTTGTAAGCTATACATCATGCACATTTCAGAAAGTTTAGTTGATAGGGCTATAATACAGTGCCACGATTAAGTCCTGCAAActggtaaaataatatatgagcCATTGGACTAGAATCTTTTTGCTAATTTTGTCCTTTTCCTATAATTTCACTTTAGCTCTAAGCTCTGAATCCctaaatttaacaatttatatgaaataatcCTATTTACAACAAATGCAAAAAATTcctaaaaacaatatcaataataCAAGATAgttccaaaatatttaattttttacaaaattattctgaattttattattgttaatattatttttggtgtTCATGAGAGATTGAacaatatatgaattttttcttttatatatttagatgTTTAACTTCAGTCTCAAGTTTAGGCAAAAACCTCCAATtccaatctaataaaaaatgtttcaaACATGAAAAGTACcaaatcatatataaatttgaattgaaattgatcaattgtaaatatatttaaccaaATGGGCTTAAGACAAAATTGATTGAATGAATAAGAGATCCAAAATACACGTGcctaattctttctttctttctttctttttttaagaatttgattATGATTAAGTATTGATAGAATTGGCAAAATTAacagaaacaaaattgaattcttgttccattttttaaaattaaacagttAATTGTACgcttcataaattaaaataaaaaaccaaactatTTTAGGACttccataaatattaaagactacaagccaaaaaagaaaatttttattactctatttttttttttgtctaggaCCTAATTACACAATCACAAAATTTAGGGATCATAATGTAATTTGATGTTTGCATGATGTGGGTTCCTTTTATGGGTGTCTCGGTGCCTTTTTCTGAGTTGAAATAATTGAAGACACATGCTAATATAAGGATGAGCCTCTGAACTTCTGTTGTGATGTGCTAAGAGCTGATGCAGTGATGTATAACTTGCCGAGTCATTTTATCTTTGTATAGTTGAGATTGTATTCGAAGGGAGCCTTCCTGTGATTATTAACTCTATTTGACCATTTATCTTCATATGAACTGTCATTTGCaaacctttttctttccttttcaggTTGGAGTATGAGCAAAAACGGGACATGGAATCACGAATTAGAAAACTAGAATCTTCTCTCACTGGCTTAGAAAATGATTTGAAACAAGTTCAGAAAAAAGAGGCCCAAATTAAATTAGCATCTGATAAAGCTACTGATGAGATTAATAAATGGAAGGAAGAAATGAAAGGTAATTtggttctttattttctcatatAAAGTGGAGTGTTTTGTCAAGGAGTTAAACTATAAGTAACAGACCCACCCTTCCAAATTTGTTCTACTGTAAGATGCGCATTTATGAGAAGAGATTATCTGCAAGTCTAGCCCATGCAAATTTCTGAGGaatgaatttgattttcaattgtATTCCAGGATGAGAAAAAAAGGCTGCTAACATGGTTGCCATTGTGTATTTGGTTGCGTTCATCTTAGTATGATTCACCATGACCTTGCTTTTTACCTTTCTTCCCTTTAATTTTGTCTCATTGTGACAAACTCATTAGTtatatagaataatatttaaagTAAGATGCTGCTGAAAATGtagaatattaaatttgttttatgggaggcaaacaaaaagaagaaaaatacttACCAACTTATCCTACTCAAAAGAACTAAAGGGTATTAAGAATTGAGGGAGCTTCACTGTCACAATCTGTATACTGGTAAGGCAAGTTCATTTGGAGTGAAATTTGCATGTTCAGCTAATTGAACATTGTGGTCAATGAAAATCATGTAGAATTAACTCCTGAATCTTTGAGAGGCCAATTGGCTTagaatgttgttttttattttctgccTTCCTTCTCCTTCAAGTGGATATTCTTGTTTGGTCACATTTACAATTTTCTCATCTTCCTAATCTTATAGAGTGGAAATCCAAGTCAGAAGAGTGTGCAAATGAGATACGTGAATGGACGAAGAAGGGTTCTGCAGTTACAAGCAACTTATCTAAGCTTACCCGTCTTATAAACTCAAAGGTCCTACAAAATTTTCTTAGTGAATTTTTCTTTACTGAAAGATTCTCTTTTAACAGCAAGGAAGATGTAATGACCTAGCCCTCAAATTGGTGCTGACATATTTTCTGATGGTTTTACAGGAGACACAGATTGCACAGCTATCTTCCTTGAAGCAGGATATAGTGGAGAAGTgtgaattagaaaatataaaccTTCCCACTGTTTCTGACCCAATGGACATTGACTCGCCAATTCCTGGGCCGGATTATGATTTTAGTCAGCTAAATAGATCTCTTCAGGATAGGAGACCTTCTGTCAGAGAGAAGATTGAGGCAGATTTCAAGCAAAAGATGGATGCCTTGATatcagaaattgaaaaaactgcgCCAAACTTGAAGGCACTGGATCAATATGAGgctctgagagagagagagagggtagTCACTGAAGAGTTTGAAGCAGCCAGAAAGGAGGAGAAGCAAATAGCTGATTCTTACAATGGAGTTAAGCAGAGAAGGTAATAATTGCATAGTTTTCTTCGGCAAGCCATTTAGTAAGAATGATCAGGATTCAGGACAAATTTTTATCTGACTTGTGTTTGAAGGAATAAAATCTGGTCAGTAAACACAATCTGGGAAAATAATTGCCATCTTTATACAAAAAGTGCAACAAATGCTTGATAGTTCTTTAATACGAAGTTGGCAACTGTATCTTTGATATTGGTTTCCTAATGATTGTCATCTGAAAGAGCAGACTTGGAGTGCTTACACAGAATTTCTTGTCATAAAAATTAGCAACTATTTTTATGGAATTTCTTGGAAAACACCTGCACTGCTTGGACTTGGAACTTGAACAATCTGTTCATTAGCTTAGTAAACCCCTTAATCAGAAGAAACCTAAGGATAGTCCTTGAGGGGAGAAAAGGAGGAAACTAGAATATTCAAATATATGGGGAATTTATTTTGGTGCATTCTGCATTCTCTCCCATAATAgaacttttgtttgttttatcatCAAAAGGTGTTGTGGAAAAGGAAAGGTGATACTGCATAAACTTGCATACAGAGACAAAATGCATAAACACATATCTAGCATTGAGCAAAAACATATGATTGCTCATGCAAGGGCAGAGTATCTGCACTCATTCACTGGAATGCATGCTCATACCGATTATACAATACACATGTCCATGTTTCCTACAAGTAAAGAGGAAAAAGAATCAGATAATGGCTGACTTCAACTTCTTTATTCTTTAGTATGCAtagcttgattttttaaatgggAATCGTAGTTGGTGGAATTACTGATAATATATACTTGGCTGTATATgtatttttcagtttctttgGTTTTGTGTTTATTAATCTTCAATCTTGTTCTGCTTGCAATGCCATCTGcttcttgatatttttctttgttacttTGATGGCCCAAATTAACTCAAAGTAACTCTACCAATATTTTACCAACAATACTTCTTACTTCATTTCTGTTTACAAAGGTACGAGTTGTTTATGGGAGCTTTCAACCACATATCAAATAGTATTGATAAGATTTACAAACAATTGACAAAGAGCAGCAATCATCCATTGGGCGGAATGGCATATTTGAGCTTAGAAAACGAGGATGATCCTTTTCTACACGGTATCAAATACACTGCTATGCCACCACAAAAGCGTTTTCGAGATATGGAACAGCTCTCTGGTGGGGAGAAGACTGTTGCAGCACTGGCATTACTCTTTTCCATCCACAGGTATGTCCTTAGAGATCAGTGAAGTTTCTTAAATGTAACAGTTAGACATTGCATGGTTTCTAATACCTTTGCATTTGACTCTCTTGTTCCTGGGGTAAAACTACAAGTTCTTGGCCCCTCGTGTAAAAGTAGGTGACCAAGTATATAATGTTCAGGCttggattttagtttttaatagattttgagCATCAAAAGGTGGTGTGATGGTATGCTGAAAAAGCGTTGAATGCTTTATATACACTGGCATGGGTAGAAAATGCAGTTTTCCCTTGAACTAATACAAGTTACCCCTATTACGACAAAGTCcttaatttcttctcttttaatcCTCCATTTGgtgatcttatttattttttaatgcaacTTTTAGTTTATAGGTGCTTCTTGTGGATTGATGATTTACTCATGCATCAAATTTCTGAAATAAAGCAGCAAAGTGTACTCGAGGGTCAGGGATGATCCTCACATGATATGCATTTTCTCATAATCTAATATTACTCCTTTTCCCGGAGAGTTGTTTCAGCTACAAGCCTTCACCATTTTTCATACTGGATGAAGTCGATGCTGCattggataatttaaatgttgcAAAGGTAGCTGGATTCATTCGAGCAAGATCATGTGAAGGAACCAGGGGTATTGTGGATGCTGATGGTGGCAGTGGTTTTCAGAGTATCGTGATCTCTCTGAAGGATAGCTTTTATGACAAGGCCGAAGCATTGGTCGGGGTTTACAGGGACTCTGAGAGGAGGTGAGCTTTATCTTATAATCAGCATCATTATTCACGCAACTTTATCGGGTTATGGTTTTGCATGTCAACAAGTTTGATCTGTGacacaagtgttttttttttcttttttcttttttcccttactGCAGTTGCTCAAGAACTCTGACGTTTGACCTGTCAGTATATCGACCATCTTGAGAATCCAATCGCAGATTAGCATCTTGTTTGTTTGGTTGGCTCAAATCTTTAAACTTTGTAGATATGACATTACAACCTGCGTAGCTAGTTCTCTTTCTTTCTAGGCAGTGTGATAGTCGTGCCAGTTTCTCACCTCCTCTGATCATCTAAATCCTGAGACGTGTATTAATGACCTTAGAGATGGAATATAAAATCTGATTTGTGAATCAAGGTCCCGAGAAATCTCGTACCGAAGCATTGAAGCATGCATTTCTATTACCATGCCATTTACACGTGCACCATATCTTCAACTTTTTAATCGTATATTTGAAATTGTTGTTaaaatcttgattaaaaaaaaattatagcctgtagtttttcttcaatttattttttcaaaccacaattaTAATGCTGCCAGTAGAAGGCTGAACAAGATTTGTGATCCGAACCAAATTTTTATGGGTGCTAGCTAGGATGCGGTCTTATTTCATTTATAACTAATGATTGATGATCTATTTCCTATGGAAGGAGGCTCTTCTATTCGAGATAAGTTATATTCTGGCATTAACGAGTTCCGATTCCAGAAAATGACTGATTTCTTTCGCAAAAAAGATTTATTGAAAACGTCTTTcggttcaaattaattattaattaagaaaatctaAAGATCAGTGTTGTTTTTCCAAATAAGAGAAgtgattttttagaaaaaaatggaattttGTTTGGTTCTTGAGTgttttgagagaggagagaatcGATTTTTTTGAGTTTCTAGAGCCTGAGGTTCCAAAATAGTTCTTAGTGGAGGTTGGGATGATTCTGAAGTGCTTggagttgaaaaaataatgtagAAATTAGGTTTAGAAGTTCAAAACCAACGATTtccaattttttaacaaatattagTAGTTGAAAGTGGCAGGCAGCGACGTGTCATCCaactttgttctttttatttttttatgcttgggATGCGCATGTACAGTTCAAGTTTGTGGGCCTGGTGCATGGCTTGATCCAGCtccctttctaaaaaaaaaacaaaaagaagagtattttcctttttcatgatttattattttaaaaaaaaattaaattttgtcaatGGTTATTTGGtgatttttctatgattttattaaataaaatgaatataagTGATCGAGTACCTTTT is drawn from Populus nigra chromosome 5, ddPopNigr1.1, whole genome shotgun sequence and contains these coding sequences:
- the LOC133693294 gene encoding structural maintenance of chromosomes protein 1 encodes the protein MPSMSSPGKILKLEMENFKSYKGLQTIGPFKDFTAIIGPNGAGKSNLMDAISFVLGVRTGHLRGAQLKDLIYAYDDREKEQKGRRAFVRLVYLLPDGSELQFTRAITSSGGSEYRIDGRVVNWDEYNARLKELGILVKARNFLVFQGDVESIASKNPKELTALFEQISGSEDLKREYEDLEEKKARAEEKSALVYQKKRTVVMERKQKKEQKEEAEKHLRLQDQLKSLKKEHFLWQLYTIHNDSIKMNAELDAEKRNQEDLMQELEKFGHEADKKKKEQEKYQKEITQCERKIKERSLKLDKHQPELLKLNEEMSRINSKIKSSRKELERKMVERRKHADEIKELESGIQDLSSKMDGLREKSRDVGGKLPLADGQLQEYFQIKEDAGMKTVRLRDEKEVLDRQQHADMEAQKNLEENLQQLENRAHELDAQDKQMRERMKKILDASTKHKNEVIDLKKELREMQDKHRDSRHKYENLKSKIGEIENQLRESRADRHENERDAKLFQAVETLKRLFQGVHGRMIDLCRPTQKKYNLAVTVAMGKFMDAVVVEDENTGKECIKYLKDQRLPPQTFIPLQSVRVKPVIERLRALGGTAKLVFDVIQFDPVLEKAILFAVGNTLVCDELDEAKVLSWTGERFRVVTVDGILLTKSGTMTGGTSGGMEARSKQWDDKKIEGLKRKKEQLESELEELGSIREMHLKESEASGKMSGLEKKIQYAEIEKKSIEDKLANMKKEKRVIKEEIDRINPELRKLKETVEKRATEIRKLEKRINDIVDRIYRKFSEDVGVENIREYEENHVKAAQHMAEERLSLSNQLAKLKYQLEYEQKRDMESRIRKLESSLTGLENDLKQVQKKEAQIKLASDKATDEINKWKEEMKEWKSKSEECANEIREWTKKGSAVTSNLSKLTRLINSKETQIAQLSSLKQDIVEKCELENINLPTVSDPMDIDSPIPGPDYDFSQLNRSLQDRRPSVREKIEADFKQKMDALISEIEKTAPNLKALDQYEALRERERVVTEEFEAARKEEKQIADSYNGVKQRRYELFMGAFNHISNSIDKIYKQLTKSSNHPLGGMAYLSLENEDDPFLHGIKYTAMPPQKRFRDMEQLSGGEKTVAALALLFSIHSYKPSPFFILDEVDAALDNLNVAKVAGFIRARSCEGTRGIVDADGGSGFQSIVISLKDSFYDKAEALVGVYRDSERSCSRTLTFDLSVYRPS